In Deltaproteobacteria bacterium, the following proteins share a genomic window:
- a CDS encoding methylenetetrahydrofolate reductase C-terminal domain-containing protein: MIIAEMKPIEEILEMVRDYQRILIVGCKGCVAVCSTGGPKEVSVLGSLLRIARKKEGRDIVVDEGSLDRQCEPDFVDMIADKVAGSDAVLSLACGAGVQLVAERFPDKVVLPGCNTTFLGVTEELGVWSERCAGCGDCILHKTAGLCPIARCSKQLLNGPCGGSMNGKCEISKDVDCVWQLIIDRLGRLDRLEVLEEIFPVKNWSPAGHGGPRKMVREDLRS, translated from the coding sequence ATGATTATTGCAGAGATGAAGCCAATTGAGGAGATTCTTGAAATGGTCAGGGACTATCAAAGGATTTTGATAGTTGGCTGCAAAGGTTGTGTCGCGGTATGTAGTACAGGCGGTCCGAAGGAGGTTTCAGTACTCGGTTCTCTCCTAAGGATTGCCAGGAAAAAAGAGGGACGTGACATTGTTGTAGATGAAGGATCGCTCGACCGGCAGTGTGAGCCTGATTTCGTTGATATGATCGCAGACAAGGTGGCTGGCTCAGATGCCGTGCTTTCTTTGGCCTGTGGGGCTGGCGTCCAGTTGGTGGCAGAACGGTTTCCTGATAAGGTAGTCTTGCCGGGCTGTAATACCACGTTCTTGGGCGTGACCGAGGAATTGGGCGTGTGGTCAGAACGGTGTGCTGGCTGCGGGGATTGTATCTTACACAAGACGGCCGGGCTTTGCCCGATTGCCAGATGTTCCAAGCAGCTTCTAAATGGCCCGTGCGGTGGGTCTATGAACGGGAAGTGCGAGATCAGCAAAGACGTAGATTGCGTATGGCAATTAATCATTGATCGGCTCGGCAGGCTTGACCGGCTGGAGGTGTTGGAAGAGATTTTTCCCGTGAAAAACTGGTCACCAGCCGGACACGGCGGCCCTAGAAAGATGGTCAGAGAGGATCTCAGGTCATGA
- a CDS encoding hydrogenase iron-sulfur subunit: MKKFEPKIIAFCCQYCAYAAADLAGSMRLRYAPNIRIILVPCSGTIDVIHILRAIEDGADGVLVAGCLEGGCHFIEGNFKAKRRVRMAKDLVGRLGIEEERVEMFNLSSAEGPRFAEIANEMTERIKALGPSPLRRKNSTEENI; this comes from the coding sequence ATGAAAAAGTTTGAGCCAAAAATCATCGCCTTCTGTTGCCAGTATTGCGCCTATGCGGCAGCAGACCTGGCAGGGTCTATGCGTTTAAGATATGCTCCCAACATCCGGATTATTCTAGTCCCTTGTAGCGGCACGATAGATGTCATACACATTCTCCGTGCCATAGAGGATGGCGCCGACGGGGTCTTGGTGGCCGGATGCTTGGAAGGGGGATGTCATTTTATTGAAGGAAACTTTAAGGCAAAGAGGCGGGTCCGGATGGCCAAGGACCTGGTGGGCAGGCTCGGTATCGAGGAAGAACGCGTAGAAATGTTTAACCTGTCCTCTGCCGAGGGCCCGCGTTTTGCGGAGATCGCCAACGAGATGACAGAGAGGATCAAGGCCCTGGGGCCCAGCCCTTTGCGAAGAAAGAATAGCACAGAGGAGAATATATGA
- a CDS encoding FAD-dependent oxidoreductase, with product MPEGKVGAVMVVGGGITGIQAALDLADSGFFVYLVEKSSTIGGKMSQLDKTFPTNDCSMCIMGPKLVECSRHLNIEILTLSEIESITGAEGNFHAWIHQKARYIDLDKCTGCGDCAQVCPVSVPDEYNQGLCTRKATYLPYPQSVPRAYTIDKKDRPPCISACPAHINVQGYVAMIKAGKYEEAVEIIMRDMPLPGVLGRVCVRFCEEECRRCQVDEAVSIKELKRFAADQVDILSLPVPQITPREGRVAIIGSGPSGLSVAYFLALDGFKPTIFEASSIPGGMLALGIPAYRLPRDVLHREIENIKRLGVEIKTNTPIGKKKTLDDLFAEGYGAVYVSTGAHKGIKLDIPGEDGFENFHQCASWLRGVNLGKVKEINGKVVIVGGGNAAIDAARVSVRLGAEEVHIVYRRSRNEMPADPFEVNEALEEGVHLHVLVTPKKVIGDDGILKGLECLKNRLAEPDSSGRQRPVPIDGSGFLIPGEHVIAAIGQRPDKSFATGVSDIGFSEYGLLNVDPDTLATTKKGVFAGGDVVTGPKTVIEAIAQAKKAAASISAYLQGKEILPSSQEDSGKDSETDYRPIDTIEPKIPRAAIPTLDVTQRTKNFKETNLSMHEETAKREAARCLDCGVCCECFQCVDACKAQAINHDMTDRSFDINVGSVILALGSETFDPAGLDTYGYAQFPNVVTSMEFERILSPTGPYGGHLQRPSDRKEPQKIAWLQCIGSRGVNRCDHPYCSSVCCMYAIKEAVIAREHVEHDVDTAIFFMDMRTYGKDFESYYDRARKDYGVRFIRSRIHTIEEDPDSHDLTLRYVDKNGDIRIERFDLVVLSVGMETSKSLIELAKRLEIDLDQDHFVQTEIFSPVNTSRKGIYVCGAFQAPKDIPYSVMEASAAACKAEEALSDVRGTLVRERTYPEERQISSEEPRVGVFVCDCGINIVGIVDVPEVVECARTLPGVVHAEENLFTCSQDTQEHMKEVIQRERLNRVVVASCSPTTHEGLFQETLRDAGVNKYLLEMANIRNQCSWVHSQDPVAATEKSKDLVRMAVARAKLTQPLSELTVPVDDKALVIGGGISGMTAALGLADQGFRTYLVEQSNELGGNALRLLSTWQGEEIGARVKEMVHQVEGHPLIDVYNVSTIKEASGFVGNFQTTISRNSTDFVLEHGVVIVAAGGKEYKPTEYLYGQDERVLTHLELDAAMSKGDKKVSRAKTVVFIQCVGSREPDRPYCSKVCCTHTMKSALKLKEINPEMDIYVLYRDIRTYGQREELYREARRKRVTFIRYTPELKPKVEKTGTEIVVTARDLILGRDLVISPDIVVLASAIVPRDNTPLADIYKLPRNKDGFFMEAHAKLRPVDFANEGIFLAGIAHYPKPIDESIAQAKAAASRAGTVLARKERTISGAVAVVDPASCGTCLTCVRTCPYSVPFINEDRVAQIDADTCHGCGMCVAECPYQAITLASITTEQIMAKIDACLIEGLRN from the coding sequence ATGCCAGAGGGCAAGGTAGGGGCGGTCATGGTTGTGGGTGGTGGTATCACCGGCATACAGGCGGCCCTTGATCTGGCAGATTCAGGGTTTTTTGTGTACCTGGTTGAAAAATCATCGACTATTGGCGGCAAGATGTCTCAGTTGGATAAGACATTCCCTACAAACGATTGCTCCATGTGTATCATGGGGCCAAAGCTGGTGGAGTGTAGCCGGCACCTGAATATCGAGATATTAACCCTTTCCGAGATAGAGAGCATTACCGGTGCAGAGGGTAACTTCCATGCCTGGATACACCAAAAAGCACGCTATATAGATCTTGATAAGTGTACGGGATGTGGAGATTGTGCTCAAGTCTGCCCGGTAAGCGTTCCGGATGAATATAACCAAGGGCTATGTACGAGGAAAGCAACGTACCTTCCCTATCCGCAAAGCGTTCCGCGGGCCTATACCATTGACAAGAAAGACAGGCCTCCTTGCATTTCTGCCTGCCCGGCCCATATCAATGTCCAGGGCTACGTGGCCATGATAAAGGCCGGCAAGTATGAGGAGGCCGTTGAGATAATCATGCGGGACATGCCCCTTCCAGGGGTTCTCGGGAGGGTGTGTGTAAGATTCTGTGAAGAGGAGTGTCGCCGCTGTCAGGTGGATGAGGCCGTCTCTATTAAGGAACTAAAGCGGTTTGCCGCTGACCAGGTTGACATCCTTTCCCTGCCAGTGCCACAGATCACACCCCGAGAAGGGAGAGTTGCCATTATCGGCTCAGGCCCGAGCGGCCTTTCCGTAGCGTATTTTCTGGCACTGGATGGATTCAAGCCTACCATATTTGAGGCCTCAAGTATACCCGGAGGAATGCTTGCACTCGGTATCCCGGCATACCGTCTCCCCCGAGATGTCTTACATAGAGAGATCGAGAACATAAAGCGGCTTGGTGTTGAGATAAAGACAAACACCCCGATAGGTAAAAAGAAGACGTTAGACGACCTATTTGCGGAAGGTTACGGGGCAGTCTATGTTTCGACTGGAGCCCATAAAGGGATCAAGTTAGATATTCCCGGAGAAGACGGATTTGAGAACTTTCATCAATGCGCCTCGTGGTTAAGAGGGGTAAATTTAGGGAAGGTCAAGGAAATCAACGGGAAGGTCGTCATTGTTGGCGGAGGTAATGCAGCGATTGATGCTGCCAGGGTGTCGGTCCGTTTAGGGGCCGAGGAGGTTCATATCGTCTACAGGCGAAGCCGTAATGAAATGCCTGCTGATCCCTTTGAGGTCAACGAGGCATTGGAGGAGGGTGTGCATCTCCATGTTTTGGTAACACCGAAAAAAGTCATAGGCGATGACGGTATCCTGAAGGGGCTGGAATGCCTCAAAAACAGGCTCGCCGAACCGGATAGCTCTGGCAGGCAAAGACCTGTTCCTATTGATGGGTCTGGGTTTCTTATTCCGGGCGAGCATGTCATAGCTGCTATTGGCCAGAGACCTGATAAATCATTTGCTACAGGCGTTAGCGATATTGGATTCTCAGAATATGGCCTGCTGAATGTTGACCCGGATACCCTTGCAACAACAAAGAAGGGTGTCTTTGCAGGTGGTGATGTGGTTACCGGCCCAAAGACGGTGATCGAGGCAATCGCTCAAGCGAAAAAGGCGGCTGCCTCCATTTCTGCCTATCTCCAGGGCAAAGAGATTTTACCATCTTCTCAAGAAGATTCCGGTAAGGATTCGGAAACAGACTACAGGCCTATTGATACAATAGAACCAAAAATACCCCGTGCTGCAATCCCTACCCTTGATGTTACCCAAAGGACAAAAAACTTTAAAGAGACCAATCTCTCAATGCATGAAGAAACAGCAAAGAGAGAAGCTGCCCGTTGTCTTGACTGCGGCGTATGTTGTGAGTGTTTTCAATGTGTGGATGCCTGTAAGGCCCAGGCAATAAACCATGATATGACAGACAGATCGTTCGATATCAATGTCGGTTCTGTGATACTTGCCCTGGGAAGTGAGACTTTTGATCCGGCAGGGCTCGATACTTACGGCTATGCTCAATTCCCCAATGTTGTCACCAGCATGGAGTTTGAGCGCATTCTGAGCCCCACCGGGCCCTATGGAGGTCATCTCCAGCGGCCATCAGATCGGAAAGAACCCCAAAAGATCGCATGGCTGCAATGCATCGGTTCGAGGGGCGTCAACCGATGTGATCACCCCTATTGCTCATCGGTCTGTTGCATGTATGCCATTAAGGAGGCCGTGATTGCCAGGGAACACGTTGAACATGATGTAGATACGGCCATTTTCTTCATGGATATGAGGACCTATGGAAAAGATTTCGAAAGTTATTATGACCGGGCCAGAAAAGACTACGGGGTCAGATTTATCCGCTCCAGGATTCATACGATCGAAGAAGACCCGGATAGTCACGATTTGACCCTGCGATATGTAGATAAAAACGGTGATATCCGGATCGAGAGATTCGATCTGGTTGTTCTCTCGGTAGGCATGGAGACCTCCAAGTCGCTTATCGAACTTGCCAAACGCCTGGAAATTGATCTCGACCAGGACCACTTTGTACAAACCGAAATCTTTAGTCCTGTTAACACCTCCCGAAAGGGCATTTACGTCTGCGGGGCCTTCCAGGCGCCAAAGGATATTCCGTATTCGGTCATGGAAGCGAGCGCGGCCGCCTGCAAGGCAGAGGAAGCCCTGTCAGATGTGCGGGGGACACTGGTCAGGGAAAGGACCTATCCTGAAGAGAGACAAATATCTTCTGAAGAGCCCCGCGTCGGAGTCTTCGTGTGTGACTGCGGTATCAATATCGTGGGGATTGTGGATGTGCCGGAAGTTGTTGAGTGCGCCCGCACCCTGCCCGGAGTCGTTCACGCAGAAGAGAACCTCTTTACCTGTTCCCAGGACACGCAGGAACATATGAAAGAGGTCATCCAGCGGGAAAGATTAAACCGCGTTGTAGTTGCGTCCTGCTCACCCACAACACACGAAGGGCTGTTCCAGGAAACCCTCAGGGATGCAGGCGTGAATAAGTACCTCCTGGAGATGGCCAACATCAGAAATCAGTGCTCCTGGGTACATTCCCAAGATCCGGTGGCAGCCACTGAGAAGTCAAAGGATCTCGTGCGCATGGCGGTTGCCAGGGCCAAGCTGACGCAACCATTATCTGAGCTGACCGTTCCGGTGGACGATAAGGCCCTCGTGATCGGAGGGGGTATCTCCGGTATGACAGCGGCCCTTGGCCTGGCCGATCAGGGGTTCCGTACGTACCTTGTGGAGCAATCGAATGAACTAGGAGGAAATGCCCTTCGGCTCCTAAGCACTTGGCAGGGAGAAGAAATTGGAGCCAGGGTGAAAGAAATGGTCCACCAGGTGGAAGGTCATCCCTTGATTGACGTGTACAATGTGTCCACTATCAAGGAAGCCTCGGGGTTTGTGGGGAATTTCCAAACGACCATCTCCCGAAACAGTACCGATTTTGTCTTGGAGCACGGAGTTGTGATCGTGGCCGCAGGTGGAAAAGAATACAAGCCCACTGAATACCTTTATGGTCAGGATGAAAGGGTTTTGACTCACCTGGAACTCGATGCAGCTATGAGCAAAGGAGACAAGAAAGTTTCCCGGGCAAAGACCGTGGTATTTATCCAGTGCGTAGGGTCCAGGGAACCGGATAGACCTTATTGCTCAAAGGTTTGTTGTACGCACACGATGAAATCCGCTTTGAAATTGAAGGAAATCAATCCGGAGATGGATATATATGTCCTTTACCGGGACATTCGTACCTATGGGCAGAGAGAGGAGCTTTACAGAGAAGCGAGGCGTAAAAGGGTTACTTTTATTCGATACACGCCGGAGCTGAAACCTAAAGTTGAAAAAACGGGTACTGAGATTGTTGTGACTGCCAGGGATCTCATCCTGGGCCGGGATTTGGTTATCAGTCCCGACATTGTAGTGCTCGCCTCTGCCATTGTGCCGCGTGATAATACACCCCTGGCTGATATCTATAAGTTGCCGCGCAACAAAGACGGATTTTTCATGGAGGCCCACGCTAAACTCAGGCCGGTCGATTTTGCTAATGAGGGTATTTTCCTGGCTGGCATAGCCCATTACCCCAAACCGATTGATGAAAGCATCGCGCAGGCCAAGGCAGCGGCTTCAAGGGCGGGCACCGTCCTTGCCCGTAAAGAAAGAACAATAAGTGGAGCTGTGGCCGTCGTAGATCCCGCTTCGTGCGGCACCTGTTTGACCTGTGTGCGCACCTGTCCCTATTCTGTTCCGTTTATCAATGAAGATCGTGTAGCTCAAATAGACGCAGACACATGCCACGGCTGCGGGATGTGTGTGGCCGAGTGCCCTTACCAGGCCATTACGCTTGCCAGCATTACTACAGAGCAGATCATGGCCAAGATTGATGCGTGTTTGATTGAGGGACTAAGGAATTAA
- a CDS encoding hydrogenase iron-sulfur subunit — translation MFCCQYVIGNWISDLEGLYVSAFPRNVRLEVVPCTGELKVTRLLGVFEEQADGVCVVGCEEEACHNLTGSHRAKKRVEYVKKALSKLEIAPERIEIFMVPRDQPDRFMEVSREMNKRVKMLGPSPLRR, via the coding sequence ATGTTTTGTTGTCAGTATGTAATCGGAAATTGGATCAGTGATCTGGAAGGCCTCTATGTGTCAGCATTTCCCAGGAATGTCAGGTTAGAGGTTGTGCCCTGCACGGGCGAATTGAAAGTTACCCGTCTCCTTGGCGTTTTTGAAGAGCAGGCTGACGGTGTCTGCGTTGTCGGATGTGAGGAAGAGGCCTGTCACAATTTGACGGGAAGCCATAGGGCAAAAAAACGGGTCGAATACGTGAAAAAGGCCCTATCGAAATTAGAGATAGCCCCTGAGCGTATCGAGATTTTTATGGTGCCCCGTGATCAGCCTGACAGGTTCATGGAGGTATCCCGAGAAATGAATAAAAGAGTGAAGATGCTGGGACCCAGCCCTTTAAGACGGTAA
- a CDS encoding hydrogenase iron-sulfur subunit has product MKDNKFEPKILGFLCNWCCYAAADGAGVVRFQYPPNIRVIRVMCTGRVDPLFIIEAFRQGADGVFVGGUQLGECHYQVGNYDAIVTAHVTHKVLEIAGIEPKRLELNWASAAEAPLFVRLITSFTGTIKQLGPLGDTEAMAEDELKLKLSAARSAVENIKLRTRWGKLALNLRKENDYTPEVIEAKMAEKINEAMMREMAKQERTIAESGAHQ; this is encoded by the coding sequence ATGAAAGATAACAAATTTGAACCAAAAATACTTGGTTTCCTCTGCAACTGGTGCTGCTATGCGGCAGCCGATGGGGCAGGGGTAGTACGTTTTCAATACCCACCCAATATCCGGGTAATCAGGGTTATGTGTACGGGCAGAGTTGATCCGCTCTTCATCATTGAGGCTTTTCGCCAGGGAGCGGACGGGGTCTTTGTGGGCGGCTGACAGCTTGGAGAGTGCCATTACCAGGTTGGTAATTATGATGCCATAGTGACTGCCCACGTTACCCACAAGGTGCTCGAGATCGCGGGCATAGAGCCCAAGAGGCTGGAGTTGAATTGGGCTTCGGCAGCCGAGGCCCCACTCTTTGTGCGCTTGATAACGAGCTTTACCGGCACAATCAAGCAACTGGGTCCGTTGGGGGACACCGAGGCCATGGCCGAAGATGAACTCAAGTTGAAGCTGTCGGCGGCCAGATCCGCTGTAGAGAATATCAAGCTGCGGACGCGCTGGGGCAAGCTTGCCCTGAATCTGAGAAAGGAAAATGACTATACGCCTGAGGTGATTGAAGCAAAGATGGCCGAGAAAATCAACGAGGCCATGATGCGTGAGATGGCAAAGCAGGAGAGGACGATCGCAGAATCAGGAGCGCACCAGTGA